In Prevotella sp. oral taxon 475, one DNA window encodes the following:
- a CDS encoding ROK family transcriptional regulator — translation MAQMLLDELLKGSKTTATHRRIIAHFMNNGSTTIPELSKELNLSVPTIAKVVAEMCEGGFIMGYGKMDTGKGRSPAIYGLSPDSGYFVGVDMKKDGLNIGLMNFNGEMVKLDMDVPYRYENTQQGLDRLCLLISDFMSHLDVATDRVLCIGVNIAGRVNPEIGHSFSLFNFDERPLVDIMAEKTGCRVYIDNDTRSMTYGEMNKGVVKGEKDVIFVNLSWGIGCGLIIGGELFMGKSGFSGELGHFPAFDNELLCHCGKRGCLETEISGLALHRNLLQCVKEGRQTLLSKKILKDETSLSLEDIVDATNREDLLCIELVEEIGQKLGRYLAGLINLLNPEMVILGGTLAQTGDSILQPVKSAVRKYSLNMVNRDSAIVLSKLQGKAGVTGACLLARKSLFHFG, via the coding sequence ATGGCACAGATGCTACTCGATGAACTTTTAAAGGGATCGAAAACGACGGCAACTCATCGCCGCATCATCGCTCACTTTATGAACAATGGGTCGACCACCATCCCCGAACTCTCCAAAGAACTCAACCTTAGCGTGCCCACTATTGCCAAAGTGGTGGCCGAGATGTGCGAGGGAGGCTTCATCATGGGCTATGGCAAGATGGACACGGGGAAGGGCCGTTCGCCGGCCATCTACGGTCTCTCGCCCGACTCGGGCTACTTCGTTGGGGTGGACATGAAGAAAGATGGACTCAACATCGGCCTGATGAACTTCAACGGAGAGATGGTGAAACTGGACATGGACGTGCCTTATCGGTATGAGAATACACAACAAGGGCTCGACCGACTCTGCCTCTTGATCAGCGACTTCATGAGTCATCTCGACGTAGCCACAGATCGTGTGCTCTGTATCGGCGTCAACATCGCCGGGCGTGTGAACCCGGAGATTGGCCATAGTTTCAGTCTTTTCAACTTCGACGAACGCCCCTTGGTAGATATTATGGCCGAGAAAACGGGCTGTAGGGTCTACATCGACAACGACACACGGTCGATGACATACGGCGAAATGAACAAAGGCGTGGTGAAAGGAGAGAAAGATGTGATTTTCGTCAATCTGAGTTGGGGCATCGGTTGCGGCCTCATCATCGGCGGAGAGCTTTTTATGGGAAAGTCGGGATTCTCGGGTGAACTGGGCCATTTCCCTGCTTTCGACAACGAACTGCTGTGCCATTGCGGCAAACGGGGCTGCTTAGAGACGGAGATTTCCGGACTGGCTCTGCACCGCAATCTGCTGCAATGCGTGAAGGAAGGTCGGCAGACGCTGCTATCGAAGAAGATTCTTAAAGACGAAACCTCGCTCAGCTTGGAAGATATCGTCGATGCAACCAATCGGGAAGACTTGCTTTGCATCGAGCTCGTGGAAGAGATCGGACAGAAATTGGGCCGCTACCTGGCGGGACTCATCAACCTGCTGAATCCCGAAATGGTGATTCTCGGCGGCACCTTGGCCCAAACAGGCGACTCGATTCTTCAACCCGTGAAGAGTGCTGTGCGGAAATATTCGCTCAATATGGTGAACCGAGACTCGGCCATCGTGCTCTCCAAACTGCAAGGAAAAGCCGGTGTGACGGGCGCATGTCTGCTGGCAAGGAAGAGCCTTTTCCATTTCGGCTAA